A genome region from Methylobacterium sp. FF17 includes the following:
- the trxB gene encoding thioredoxin-disulfide reductase: MAHTHSKLIIIGSGPAGYTAAIYAARAMVEPLMISGFQPGGQLMITTDVENYPGFAEAIQGPWLMEQMRAQAEHVGTKIVSEYITNVDLQVRPFRLEADSGETYTADALIIATGAQAKWLGLPSEARFQGFGVSACATCDGFFFRGKEVVVVGGGNTAVEEALYLANLAAKVIVVHRRGEFRAERILQERLFKHPNVEVVWHHAVEEICGSDKPPSVTHVRLKDTRTGEITERRTDGVFIAIGHQPATAMFEGQLAMRDGGYIDTAPGTTHTAIPGVYAAGDVTDDVYRQAITAAGMGCMAALDAEKYLAALEIGETPQQAAAE; this comes from the coding sequence ATGGCCCACACGCATTCCAAGCTCATCATCATCGGGTCCGGCCCGGCCGGCTACACCGCCGCGATCTATGCGGCCCGTGCCATGGTGGAGCCGCTGATGATCTCCGGCTTCCAGCCGGGGGGACAGCTGATGATCACCACGGATGTCGAGAATTATCCGGGCTTCGCCGAGGCCATCCAAGGCCCCTGGCTGATGGAGCAGATGCGCGCCCAGGCCGAGCATGTCGGCACCAAGATCGTGTCGGAATACATCACCAACGTGGATCTCCAGGTGCGCCCGTTCCGGCTCGAGGCGGATTCCGGCGAGACCTACACGGCCGATGCCCTCATCATCGCCACCGGCGCCCAGGCGAAGTGGCTCGGCCTTCCCTCCGAGGCGCGGTTCCAGGGCTTCGGCGTCTCGGCCTGCGCCACCTGCGACGGCTTCTTCTTCCGGGGTAAGGAGGTCGTGGTGGTGGGCGGTGGCAACACCGCCGTCGAGGAGGCACTCTATCTCGCTAACCTCGCCGCGAAGGTCATCGTCGTCCACCGCCGGGGTGAGTTCCGGGCGGAGCGCATCCTGCAGGAGCGCCTGTTCAAGCATCCGAACGTCGAGGTGGTCTGGCACCACGCGGTGGAGGAGATCTGCGGCAGCGACAAGCCGCCCTCGGTCACGCATGTGCGCCTGAAGGACACCCGCACCGGCGAAATCACCGAGCGCCGGACCGACGGCGTCTTCATCGCAATCGGCCACCAGCCCGCCACCGCAATGTTCGAGGGCCAGCTCGCCATGCGGGACGGCGGCTACATCGACACCGCGCCGGGAACCACCCACACGGCGATCCCCGGGGTCTACGCGGCGGGCGACGTCACCGACGACGTCTACCGTCAGGCCATCACCGCGGCCGGCATGGGCTGCATGGCCGCCCTCGACGCCGAGAAGTACCTCGCCGCCCTCGAAATTGGCGAAACACCGCAGCAAGCGGCCGCAGAATAG
- a CDS encoding LysR family transcriptional regulator, with product MDWDKIRIFLNVAEAGSFTRAGDDIGLSQSAVSRQISALERELKAPLFHRHARGLILTEQGDLLFRAARDMKLRLENTKARLVETSERPTGDLKVTTTVGLGTAWLAQRVAEFLDLYPDVRVELILTNEELDLAMREADVAIRMRRPAQPDLIQRRLFTVHYHAFASQDYVKRFGEPKTIADLDNHRLVSFGGNEPSYLLATHWLSTVGREGQERRSIHFTVNNITALQQAIDTGAGIGILPDYAAEGQAGLVQVMRETEMPHMESYLVYAEEMRTVARVQAFRDFLVAKAQRWTY from the coding sequence TTGGACTGGGACAAGATCCGCATCTTCCTGAACGTCGCGGAAGCCGGCAGCTTCACGCGGGCGGGCGACGATATCGGCCTGAGCCAGTCGGCCGTGAGCCGGCAGATCAGCGCCCTGGAGCGCGAGTTGAAGGCGCCGCTGTTCCACCGCCATGCCCGGGGCCTGATCCTGACCGAACAGGGCGATCTGCTGTTCCGCGCGGCCCGCGACATGAAGCTGCGCCTCGAGAACACCAAGGCACGCCTCGTCGAGACCAGCGAGCGCCCCACCGGCGACCTCAAGGTGACGACGACGGTCGGGCTCGGCACGGCCTGGCTCGCCCAGCGGGTGGCCGAATTCCTCGACCTCTATCCGGATGTCCGGGTCGAACTCATCCTCACCAACGAGGAGCTCGACCTCGCCATGCGCGAGGCGGACGTGGCGATCCGCATGCGCCGTCCGGCGCAGCCGGACCTGATCCAGCGGCGCCTGTTCACGGTGCACTACCACGCCTTCGCGTCGCAGGATTACGTGAAGCGCTTCGGCGAGCCGAAGACCATCGCCGATCTCGACAACCACCGCCTCGTCTCGTTCGGAGGCAACGAGCCCTCTTACCTGCTCGCCACCCACTGGCTGTCCACGGTCGGACGCGAGGGCCAGGAGCGCCGCTCCATCCACTTCACCGTCAACAACATCACCGCCCTGCAGCAGGCGATCGACACGGGCGCCGGGATCGGAATCCTGCCCGACTATGCGGCGGAGGGTCAGGCGGGGCTGGTGCAGGTGATGCGCGAGACCGAGATGCCCCACATGGAGAGCTATCTCGTCTACGCCGAGGAGATGCGGACCGTGGCCCGCGTCCAGGCGTTCCGCGACTTCCTCGTCGCGAAAGCCCAGCGCTGGACCTACTGA
- the msrP gene encoding protein-methionine-sulfoxide reductase catalytic subunit MsrP — MLIRRKRDWEMPEHLATPERVFLDRRALLGGTAGLAAASLLGGGPAQAAADPTADLYPARRNEAYTLDRALTPEKYSADYNNFYEYGTSKSVLPAANALKTRPWTVAIDGLVEKPMSLGIDDLIRKMPLEERLYRHRCVEAWSMSVPWTGFPLAKLVALAKPTSGAKYIQMQTFLDRSMAPGQKSFLYPWPYTEGLTLEEAGNDLAFIATGVYGKPLANQFGAPIRLVVPWKYGFKSVKSITKISFVAERPKTFWEGLQAAEYGFWANVNPAVPHPRWSQASERVLGTDQRVPTLIYNGYGEQVAGLYKGLEKERLFV, encoded by the coding sequence ATGCTGATCAGGCGCAAGCGGGACTGGGAGATGCCCGAACATCTCGCGACGCCGGAGCGCGTCTTCCTCGACCGGCGGGCGCTGCTCGGGGGAACGGCGGGCCTCGCGGCGGCCTCGCTACTCGGTGGCGGACCGGCGCAGGCGGCGGCCGACCCCACCGCCGATCTCTACCCGGCCCGGCGCAACGAGGCCTACACCCTCGACCGTGCCCTGACGCCGGAGAAGTACAGCGCGGACTACAACAACTTCTATGAATACGGCACTTCGAAATCGGTGCTGCCGGCGGCGAACGCCCTGAAGACCCGTCCGTGGACGGTGGCCATCGACGGCCTCGTCGAGAAGCCGATGAGCCTCGGGATCGACGACCTCATCCGCAAGATGCCGCTGGAGGAGCGCCTGTACCGCCACCGCTGCGTCGAGGCATGGTCGATGTCGGTGCCCTGGACCGGCTTCCCGCTCGCGAAGCTGGTGGCTTTGGCCAAGCCGACCTCGGGCGCGAAGTACATCCAGATGCAGACCTTCCTCGACCGCTCGATGGCGCCGGGGCAGAAGTCGTTCCTCTACCCGTGGCCCTACACCGAGGGGCTGACCCTGGAGGAGGCCGGCAACGACCTCGCCTTCATCGCCACCGGCGTCTACGGCAAGCCGTTGGCGAACCAGTTCGGCGCACCGATCCGTCTCGTCGTGCCGTGGAAATACGGCTTCAAGTCGGTGAAATCGATCACCAAAATCTCGTTCGTCGCCGAGCGGCCCAAGACCTTCTGGGAGGGCCTGCAGGCGGCCGAGTACGGCTTCTGGGCGAACGTGAACCCAGCGGTCCCCCATCCCCGTTGGAGCCAAGCGAGCGAGCGGGTGCTCGGCACCGACCAGCGCGTGCCGACGCTGATCTACAACGGCTACGGCGAGCAGGTCGCCGGCCTCTACAAGGGCCTTGAGAAGGAGCGGCTGTTCGTCTGA
- a CDS encoding mitochondrial fission ELM1 family protein, which yields MSAASTMVSAPGATAPLPLPDLARARTWIVTDGKAGDETQCIGLAETLGLPFEVRRITPRPPFGWMAPWGPIDPRDQPGGRKGVLAGPLPDLLIASGRRAVPYLRAIRQASGGRTFTAFLKDPRTGPETANFVWVPDYDDLRGPNVFTTLTPPHQVTAARLAEARAAPDLRFANLPWPRIAVLIGGDSRHLSYRSVDMRRLLRDLTKLAEGGCALMVTVSRRTPQNLRNALRDLVAAKGGFFWDGTGTNPYVPMLACAQQIVVTSDSANMVGEAVSTGAPVLLFDLPKTYIRHRRLFAGLAMMGALKPFIGRLENLEYQPLDATPVIAEAMAKAYADHRARTA from the coding sequence ATGTCGGCAGCGTCCACCATGGTTTCCGCTCCCGGTGCTACCGCGCCGCTCCCCCTTCCCGACCTCGCGCGAGCCCGGACCTGGATCGTCACCGACGGCAAGGCCGGGGACGAGACCCAGTGCATCGGGCTCGCCGAAACCCTCGGCCTGCCCTTCGAGGTCCGGCGCATCACGCCCCGCCCGCCCTTCGGATGGATGGCGCCCTGGGGCCCGATCGACCCCCGTGACCAGCCCGGCGGCCGGAAGGGCGTTCTTGCCGGCCCGCTGCCGGACCTGCTGATCGCCTCGGGGCGACGCGCGGTGCCGTATCTGCGCGCCATCCGGCAGGCCTCGGGGGGACGCACCTTCACGGCCTTCCTCAAGGATCCGCGCACCGGTCCGGAGACCGCCAACTTCGTCTGGGTTCCGGATTACGACGACCTGCGTGGCCCCAACGTCTTCACCACCCTGACGCCGCCGCATCAGGTCACGGCGGCCCGCCTGGCGGAAGCCCGAGCGGCGCCCGATCTCCGCTTCGCCAACCTGCCCTGGCCGCGCATCGCCGTGCTGATCGGTGGCGACAGCCGGCACCTCAGCTACCGCTCCGTCGACATGCGGCGCCTGTTGCGCGACCTGACCAAGCTCGCCGAGGGCGGCTGCGCCCTGATGGTCACGGTGTCCCGGCGCACGCCGCAGAACCTGCGGAACGCCCTGCGCGACCTCGTCGCCGCGAAGGGCGGGTTCTTCTGGGACGGGACGGGCACCAACCCCTACGTTCCGATGCTCGCCTGCGCGCAGCAGATCGTCGTCACCTCCGATTCGGCGAACATGGTCGGGGAGGCGGTGAGCACCGGGGCTCCGGTCCTGCTGTTCGACCTGCCGAAGACCTATATCCGTCACAGGCGGCTCTTTGCCGGACTGGCGATGATGGGCGCTCTGAAGCCCTTCATCGGCCGCCTGGAGAACCTCGAGTACCAGCCCCTCGATGCCACACCCGTCATCGCCGAGGCGATGGCCAAGGCCTATGCCGATCATCGCGCGCGCACGGCCTGA